In Acidisarcina polymorpha, the DNA window TGCACAACAAGCCGCTCTATAACGGCACCGTCTTCCATCGCGTGATCCCTGACTTCATGATTCAAGGTGGGGACCCAACCGCGACCGGTATGGGCGATCCGGGCTACATGTTCAAAGATGAGTTCAATCCGAACCTCAACTTCGATGTGCCGGGACGCTTGGCGATGGCCAATTCGGGACCTGACACGAACGGCTCGCAGTTCTTTATCACTGAAGTGCCCACCGAACATCTTAACCAGAAGCACACGATCTTCGGTCAGTGCGATGACTCGAGCGTGGCCGTCGTAAGGTCGATCGCCCGGGTCGAGCGGGACGGCAATGACAAACCAAACACAGATGTCGTTTTGACGAAGGTAACCATCGTCGCCGATGGCAAACCGCTTCCTCCACTGCCGGCCGCATCCACAACTCAATCCTCTTCGCCGTCGGCCACGCCCAAAACCAATTAGAGACTTAGCAGGAGAAACAGATGTCCCTTACTCCCGGAACTTACGCTGTCTTCAATACCACGGAAGGCAAGATCACCACCAAGCTTTTCCCTGAACAGGCACCGAAAACGGTCGCCAACTTTATCGAGCTCGCGGAAGGAACCAAGGACTGGGTTCATCCGACCGGCGGTAAGAAGAGTGGTGAAAAGTTGTATGACGGCACGATCTTCCATCGCGTCATTCCGAACTTCATGATTCAAGGTGGAGACCCGATCGGCGTCGGCACCGGTGGCCCAGGCTACCGCTTCGAGGACGAGACCAAAGGATCGCCGCATAAGTTCGATAAGCCGGGCAAGCTCGCGATGGCGAACGCCGGCCCGAATACCAATGGTTCTCAATTCTTCATCACCGTCGCGAATACGGATTGGCTGACCGGGAAGCACACCATCTTCGGCGAAGTGGTGGAGGGACAGGACGTTGTGGAGAAGATCTCTAATGTCGCCAGAAATGGCCAGGACAAACCGCATAAGCCGGTCGTGATCGAGAGCCTGGTGATCGAGCGGATCGCTTAGAGTTCTTTTCCATTTACGAATAGAAGAAAAGTAAGTGGAACCTGGTTGGGCTTGCCCGCCCTACCCCAGTTTGACTCAATTAGAAGACAAAGCCCGCTGAACAAGCGGGCTTTGTGCTGCAGGCTTGTACGCTCGACTAGTCGTCTAGACGCCAATCACGGCGCAGAGTTCCTTCACGGCATCGGCGCTCTTTTGCAGGGCGGACTGTTCTTCGGCAGTTAGCTTGATTTCAATGATTTGTTCGAGACCTCGCGACCCTAATTTGCAAGGCACGCCGACATAGAGGCCGTCGATGCCGTATTCTCCCTGGAGATAAGCGGCGCACGGCAGGATTTTCTTCTTGTCTTTGAGAATAGCTTCAACCATCTCGACGGCCGCCGCCGACGGAGCATAGTAGGCGCTGCCCGTCTTCAGATACTTCACGATCTCCGCGCCCCCATCGCGAGTGCGCTGCACCAGCCTTTCGATCGTCGCCGCATCGAGGAGATCGGTGATCGGTATGCCTGCCACTGTCGAATACCTGGGTAGCGGAACCATGGTGTCTCCATGGCCGCCGAGGACGAAAGCAGTCACGTTCTCGACCGAGACCTTCAATTCTTCGGCAATGAAGGTGCGGAAGCGCGCTGAATCCAGCACCCCAGCCATGCCAATTACACGTTCGCGATTGAAGCCCGCCTGCTTGAATGCCGCCTGCGCCATAGCGTCCAGCGGGTTCGAGACAATGATCAAAATACATTCGGGCGAATGCGCAACCACCTTGCCGACGACATCGGACATGATCTTGTAATTCGTGTTCAACAAATCGTCTCGGCTCATGCCTGGCTTGCGCGGAATGCCAGCCGTGATTACGACGATGTCCGAGTTGGCGGTATCCGCGTAATCATTCGAACCAA includes these proteins:
- a CDS encoding peptidylprolyl isomerase, translated to MKPITNLAAVALTWTLCTFVCLGQQSTPTPQQSAPPPAAPAPLPDAPSSNAPVVLQPTGPTAVFDTSMGRMTCKLFDKEAPETVANFIGLAEGKKDWTDPATHKKMHNKPLYNGTVFHRVIPDFMIQGGDPTATGMGDPGYMFKDEFNPNLNFDVPGRLAMANSGPDTNGSQFFITEVPTEHLNQKHTIFGQCDDSSVAVVRSIARVERDGNDKPNTDVVLTKVTIVADGKPLPPLPAASTTQSSSPSATPKTN
- a CDS encoding peptidylprolyl isomerase; protein product: MSLTPGTYAVFNTTEGKITTKLFPEQAPKTVANFIELAEGTKDWVHPTGGKKSGEKLYDGTIFHRVIPNFMIQGGDPIGVGTGGPGYRFEDETKGSPHKFDKPGKLAMANAGPNTNGSQFFITVANTDWLTGKHTIFGEVVEGQDVVEKISNVARNGQDKPHKPVVIESLVIERIA
- the mdh gene encoding malate dehydrogenase; this encodes MRKKVTIVGAGNVGATAAHWIASKELADVVLIDVVEGVPQGKGLDLLEAMPIEKRDSHILGSNDYADTANSDIVVITAGIPRKPGMSRDDLLNTNYKIMSDVVGKVVAHSPECILIIVSNPLDAMAQAAFKQAGFNRERVIGMAGVLDSARFRTFIAEELKVSVENVTAFVLGGHGDTMVPLPRYSTVAGIPITDLLDAATIERLVQRTRDGGAEIVKYLKTGSAYYAPSAAAVEMVEAILKDKKKILPCAAYLQGEYGIDGLYVGVPCKLGSRGLEQIIEIKLTAEEQSALQKSADAVKELCAVIGV